A single genomic interval of Mycobacterium sp. DL592 harbors:
- a CDS encoding NDMA-dependent alcohol dehydrogenase has protein sequence MKTKGALIREFNQPWAIEEIEIGDPAKGEVKIQMEASGMCHSDHHLVTGGIPMFGFPVLGGHEGAGVVVEVGEGVEDVAVGDHVVLSFIPSCGKCPSCQAGLRNLCDLGAGLLAGTAISDGTHRIHTADGLPVFPMTLLGTFSPYMVVHESSVVKIDPSIPFEVACLVGCGVTTGYGSATHTAQIKPGEDVAVVGVGGVGMSALQGAVISGARHIFVIDPVEWKRDQALKFGATHVYPDIESAMGGIAEVTQGFMAKKVIVTVGEVHGADVDNYMNITAKSGTCVMTAIGSMLDTNVTLNLAMLTLMQKNLQGTIFGGGNPHYDIPQILSMYKAGRINLDDMVTRQYRLEQINEGYQDMLEGRNIRGVIRYTDEDR, from the coding sequence GTGAAGACAAAAGGTGCACTCATCCGTGAGTTCAACCAGCCATGGGCGATCGAGGAAATCGAGATCGGGGACCCGGCTAAAGGCGAGGTCAAGATCCAGATGGAAGCCTCGGGCATGTGCCACTCCGACCACCACCTGGTGACCGGCGGCATCCCGATGTTCGGCTTCCCGGTGCTGGGCGGCCATGAGGGCGCCGGCGTCGTCGTCGAGGTCGGCGAGGGTGTCGAGGACGTCGCCGTGGGCGACCACGTGGTGCTGTCCTTCATCCCGTCCTGCGGTAAATGCCCGTCGTGTCAGGCCGGGCTGCGCAACCTCTGCGATCTGGGTGCGGGTCTGCTGGCCGGCACGGCCATCTCCGACGGCACCCACCGCATCCACACCGCCGACGGCTTGCCGGTCTTCCCGATGACGCTGCTGGGCACTTTCTCGCCCTACATGGTGGTGCACGAATCCTCGGTGGTGAAGATCGATCCGTCGATCCCCTTCGAGGTGGCCTGCCTGGTGGGCTGCGGTGTCACCACGGGCTACGGCTCGGCCACCCACACCGCGCAGATCAAGCCGGGCGAAGACGTCGCGGTCGTCGGCGTCGGCGGCGTCGGCATGTCGGCGCTGCAGGGCGCGGTCATCAGCGGTGCCCGCCACATCTTCGTCATCGACCCGGTGGAATGGAAGCGCGATCAGGCGCTGAAGTTCGGCGCCACCCACGTCTACCCCGACATCGAGTCGGCCATGGGCGGGATCGCCGAGGTCACCCAGGGCTTCATGGCCAAGAAGGTGATCGTCACCGTCGGCGAGGTGCACGGTGCCGACGTCGACAACTACATGAACATCACCGCCAAGTCCGGCACCTGCGTGATGACGGCCATCGGCAGCATGCTCGACACCAACGTCACTCTGAACCTGGCGATGCTGACCCTGATGCAGAAGAACCTGCAGGGCACAATCTTCGGGGGCGGCAACCCGCACTACGACATCCCGCAGATCCTGTCGATGTACAAGGCGGGCCGGATCAACCTCGATGACATGGTCACTCGCCAGTACCGCCTCGAGCAGATCAACGAGGGCTACCAGGACATGTTGGAGGGCCGCAACATCCGCGGCGTCATCCGCTACACCGACGAAGATCGCTGA
- a CDS encoding nuclear transport factor 2 family protein, whose amino-acid sequence MSQKTTDIPPALAASQASWRAVMSHDREGWLGLMADDVVIEDPIGQAITNPDGLGVRGKEAVAAFYDTNIAINNLRVTCEETFPSSSPLEVAHILVLRSQFEGGLTSTVRGVFTYRVNDEGLIVNMRGYWNMDGMQFGQAVQ is encoded by the coding sequence ATGTCGCAGAAGACAACTGACATCCCCCCGGCCCTGGCGGCATCTCAGGCCTCGTGGCGTGCGGTCATGTCGCACGACCGCGAGGGCTGGCTGGGCCTGATGGCCGACGACGTCGTGATCGAGGACCCGATCGGCCAGGCCATCACCAACCCCGACGGCCTGGGCGTTCGCGGCAAGGAGGCCGTCGCGGCGTTCTACGACACCAATATCGCGATCAACAACCTGCGGGTCACCTGCGAGGAAACCTTCCCGTCGAGTTCACCGCTGGAGGTGGCGCACATCCTGGTGCTGCGCAGCCAGTTCGAAGGCGGGCTGACCAGCACCGTACGCGGGGTGTTCACCTACCGCGTCAACGACGAAGGTCTGATCGTCAATATGCGCGGCTACTGGAACATGGACGGAATGCAGTTCGGTCAGGCGGTTCAGTGA
- a CDS encoding HIT family protein, with the protein MASVFTMIINRELPGRFVYEDDDVVAFLTIEPMTHGHTLVVPRAEVDQWQDLEPAVLNSVMAVSQKIGKAVCAAFGAQRAGLIIAGLEVPHLHVHVFPAHDLADFGFAHVDRNPSPESLDDAQARIKAALAELG; encoded by the coding sequence ATGGCGTCAGTCTTCACCATGATCATCAACCGCGAGCTGCCCGGACGTTTCGTCTACGAGGACGACGACGTCGTCGCCTTCCTGACGATCGAACCGATGACCCACGGGCACACCCTGGTGGTGCCGCGCGCCGAGGTCGACCAGTGGCAGGACCTCGAGCCAGCCGTCCTCAACTCGGTGATGGCGGTTTCGCAGAAGATCGGCAAGGCTGTGTGCGCGGCCTTCGGGGCGCAGCGGGCCGGGCTGATCATCGCCGGCCTCGAGGTTCCGCACCTGCACGTGCACGTGTTTCCCGCCCACGACCTGGCCGACTTCGGGTTCGCCCACGTCGACCGCAACCCGTCGCCGGAATCGTTGGATGATGCGCAGGCCAGGATCAAAGCGGCGCTTGCCGAACTGGGCTGA
- a CDS encoding cell wall metabolism sensor histidine kinase WalK, producing the protein MSSAYRRALPLRVSLVAAMLLLVGLGLLASGVAVTSTLRHDLIDRADQTLIDASRGWAQAPRRNMPPPDEGPNPARPPSNFYVRGVDTDGNVWMAVNDRDAEPALPDDNNVGAVPVTIGSLEGSPVQWRAVSVRGPSGELTTVAIDLSDVQSTVRSLAWSQVAIGTAVLVVLGVVGYWVVHRSLRPLVEVERTAAAIAAGELDRRVPERDPRTEVGRLSLALNGMLAQIQSAMASSVASADHARMSEERMRRFITDASHELRTPLTTIRGFAELYRQGAAKDVEMLMSRIESESRRMGLLVDDLLLLARLDAQRPLERRRVDLLALASDAVHDAQSIAPKRTITMEVFDGPGIPEVLGDEARLRQVLGNLMANALQHTPESARITVRVGTADDDAVIEVADEGPGMTHEDAQRVFERFYRTDSSRARASGGTGLGLSIVDSLVYAHGGRVTVSTAPGQGCCFRVSLPRIADVPVAIG; encoded by the coding sequence ATGTCGTCCGCCTATCGCCGAGCACTTCCCCTGAGGGTCAGCCTGGTCGCGGCGATGCTGCTGTTGGTCGGCCTCGGATTGTTGGCCTCCGGCGTCGCGGTCACCTCCACGTTGCGCCACGACCTCATCGACCGCGCCGACCAGACGCTGATCGACGCCTCCCGCGGCTGGGCGCAGGCCCCGCGCCGCAACATGCCGCCCCCCGACGAAGGACCAAACCCGGCCCGCCCGCCGTCGAACTTCTACGTCCGCGGCGTCGACACCGACGGCAACGTGTGGATGGCCGTCAACGACCGTGACGCCGAACCCGCACTGCCCGACGACAACAACGTCGGGGCCGTCCCGGTGACCATCGGCTCGCTGGAAGGGTCGCCGGTGCAGTGGCGGGCGGTGTCGGTTCGCGGACCCAGCGGCGAGCTGACCACCGTCGCGATCGACCTGTCCGACGTCCAATCCACCGTGCGCTCGCTGGCCTGGTCGCAGGTCGCCATCGGTACGGCGGTGCTGGTGGTCCTCGGCGTGGTGGGCTATTGGGTGGTGCACCGCAGTCTGCGCCCGCTGGTGGAAGTCGAGCGCACCGCCGCCGCGATCGCCGCCGGAGAGCTGGATCGCCGTGTGCCCGAACGGGATCCGCGAACCGAAGTCGGACGGCTGTCGTTGGCGCTCAACGGCATGCTAGCTCAGATCCAGAGCGCGATGGCGTCCTCGGTGGCCTCCGCCGACCATGCCCGCATGTCCGAGGAGCGGATGCGACGGTTCATCACCGACGCCAGCCACGAACTACGCACACCGCTGACCACCATTCGCGGATTCGCCGAGCTGTATCGCCAGGGTGCGGCCAAGGACGTCGAGATGCTGATGTCGCGGATCGAAAGCGAATCCCGCCGGATGGGTCTGCTCGTCGACGACCTGCTGCTGCTGGCACGCCTGGACGCCCAGCGTCCCCTGGAGCGCCGCCGCGTCGATCTGCTGGCGCTGGCCAGCGACGCTGTGCACGACGCGCAGTCGATCGCACCGAAGCGCACCATCACGATGGAGGTCTTCGACGGCCCCGGCATACCCGAGGTGCTCGGCGACGAGGCCCGGCTGCGCCAGGTGCTGGGCAACCTGATGGCCAATGCCCTGCAGCACACTCCGGAGTCGGCGCGGATCACCGTGCGGGTCGGCACCGCCGACGACGACGCAGTGATCGAGGTCGCCGACGAGGGACCCGGCATGACACACGAGGACGCTCAGCGGGTGTTCGAGCGGTTCTACCGCACCGACTCGTCGCGGGCCCGGGCCAGTGGTGGCACCGGGCTGGGTCTGTCGATCGTCGACTCGCTGGTGTACGCCCATGGCGGGCGGGTCACCGTGAGCACCGCCCCCGGCCAGGGGTGTTGTTTCCGGGTGAGCCTGCCGCGCATCGCCGACGTGCCCGTCGCGATTGGCTGA
- a CDS encoding glycosyltransferase family 39 protein, whose translation MTVTAEPALLADTAEAAEPARVPWQRWALVVLLAGTAVLYGWGLDRSGWANAFYSAAAQAGSVSWKAFLFGSSDAANSITVDKPPLSLWLPSLAVRVFGLNSWSILLPQALMGVASVALLWDTVRRRFGETAALTAGLVLALTPVAVSIFRYNNPDALLVVLMLAAVWAMLRAIEDGRLRWLLLCGGCVGLGYLTKQLEVALVLPALAIGYLWAGPRSLAIRGSHLLAALGAAVMAAGWWVLLVELWPVGDRPWIGGTQHNSILELTLGYNGFGRLNGDEPGSVGALGVSSSIHPGGRTAAHPWGQPGVGRLFEPAQIGGIGWLLPTALVLAVAMLIWRARAPRHDLARAEVVVWTLWLVTTATVFSFMAGIFHPYYTVALAPSIAAIVGIGTSVCWQHRHNIWARVTLAVAVALSVLTANLTLTGSVTFQPWLRWVVVAGGVVLGCWLVAGAPWSSRRLMGYVMPVLAAMVLLGGPAAYSLTTVSHGNSGALPIAGPAPHFATAMTKGVAVVPRAQITAAEGPGFLLPAGVPGHAAHLVGCSLLDSGEPDPQLVGLLDAHADAYTWVAATIGSTCAAGYQLATGHPVMPIGGFNGTDPAPAPDQFLRLALSKRIHYFIVTNAIHEDKWGHLDTNALIQQWVQRNFTPMRVGRVEVYDLTR comes from the coding sequence ATGACCGTCACCGCCGAACCGGCGCTCCTGGCCGACACCGCCGAAGCCGCCGAGCCGGCTCGCGTTCCGTGGCAGCGGTGGGCGCTGGTGGTGTTGCTGGCGGGCACCGCGGTGCTCTACGGGTGGGGGCTGGACCGCTCCGGGTGGGCAAACGCGTTCTATTCGGCTGCAGCGCAAGCAGGTTCGGTGTCCTGGAAGGCCTTCCTGTTCGGGTCGTCGGACGCCGCGAACTCGATCACCGTCGACAAGCCGCCACTGTCGCTGTGGCTGCCCTCGCTGGCGGTCCGCGTGTTCGGGCTCAACTCGTGGAGCATCCTGTTGCCGCAGGCTCTGATGGGTGTCGCATCGGTGGCGCTGCTGTGGGATACGGTCCGGCGCCGCTTCGGCGAGACGGCAGCGCTGACCGCCGGTCTGGTGCTGGCGCTGACGCCGGTGGCCGTCTCGATCTTCCGCTACAACAACCCCGACGCCTTGCTCGTCGTGCTGATGCTCGCCGCCGTCTGGGCGATGCTGCGGGCGATCGAAGACGGCCGGCTGCGCTGGCTGCTGCTGTGCGGCGGATGCGTGGGTCTGGGCTACCTCACCAAACAACTCGAAGTCGCGTTGGTGTTGCCGGCGTTAGCCATCGGCTACCTGTGGGCCGGGCCGCGGTCCCTGGCGATCCGGGGGTCACACCTGCTTGCCGCGCTGGGGGCAGCCGTCATGGCGGCGGGGTGGTGGGTGCTGCTGGTGGAGCTGTGGCCGGTTGGTGACCGGCCGTGGATCGGCGGCACGCAGCACAACTCGATCCTCGAGCTGACGTTGGGCTACAACGGCTTCGGCCGTCTCAACGGCGACGAGCCCGGCAGTGTCGGGGCCCTCGGCGTGAGCTCGTCGATACACCCCGGCGGGCGCACCGCGGCCCATCCGTGGGGGCAACCGGGTGTGGGCCGGCTCTTCGAGCCCGCCCAGATCGGCGGTATCGGCTGGTTGCTGCCCACCGCGCTGGTTCTCGCCGTGGCGATGCTGATCTGGCGGGCCCGCGCGCCGCGGCACGACCTTGCCCGCGCCGAGGTCGTGGTTTGGACGCTGTGGCTGGTGACCACCGCGACGGTGTTCAGTTTCATGGCCGGAATCTTCCATCCCTACTACACCGTCGCGCTGGCCCCGTCGATCGCGGCGATCGTCGGCATCGGAACGTCGGTGTGCTGGCAGCACCGCCACAACATCTGGGCCAGAGTGACATTGGCGGTGGCTGTGGCACTGAGCGTGCTCACCGCAAACCTGACGCTCACCGGCTCTGTCACCTTCCAGCCGTGGCTGCGGTGGGTGGTCGTCGCCGGTGGGGTGGTGCTCGGCTGCTGGCTGGTAGCCGGTGCGCCCTGGAGCAGTCGGCGCCTGATGGGGTACGTGATGCCTGTGCTGGCCGCGATGGTCCTGCTCGGTGGGCCGGCCGCGTACAGCCTCACCACTGTGTCCCATGGTAATTCGGGAGCTCTGCCGATCGCGGGGCCGGCACCGCACTTCGCGACCGCTATGACCAAGGGGGTCGCGGTCGTCCCGCGCGCTCAGATCACCGCCGCCGAGGGGCCCGGCTTTCTGTTGCCCGCCGGGGTTCCGGGGCACGCCGCCCATCTGGTGGGTTGCTCGCTGCTGGACTCTGGTGAACCCGATCCTCAGCTCGTCGGACTACTCGACGCCCACGCCGACGCCTACACCTGGGTGGCGGCAACCATCGGATCCACCTGTGCCGCAGGCTATCAGCTGGCGACCGGACACCCGGTGATGCCGATCGGTGGATTCAACGGCACTGATCCGGCCCCGGCGCCGGATCAGTTCCTCCGCTTGGCGCTGTCCAAACGGATCCACTACTTCATCGTCACCAATGCGATCCATGAGGACAAGTGGGGTCATCTCGACACCAATGCCTTGATCCAGCAATGGGTTCAGCGTAACTTCACCCCGATGCGGGTGGGGCGGGTGGAGGTCTACGACCTGACCCGATAG
- a CDS encoding glycosyltransferase, which translates to MADTLPGELTTAQTRSAGGDAVHYVLDIVVPVYNEEHDLPACVHRLHDYLSAHVPYRARIVIADNASTDTTLAVANGLAAELADVAVLHLDAKGRGGALATAWLSSPADVVAYMDVDLSTDLSALMPLVAPLVSGHSDIAIGSRLAASARVVRGTKREFISRGYNLLLRGALGARFSDAQCGFKAMRADVARQLLPLVVDTGWFFDTELLVIAERAGLRIHEVPVDWVDDADSRVDIVGTAIADLRGCWRVGRALATGALPLRELQHALGREPLVPGVPRGMVGQLLRFGLIGIASTIAYALLYLSLHEELKAQAANLTALLLTALVNTAANRAFTFGIRGRAGAARHHLHGLLVFGFGLAITSGSLYLLHRFDPTVDKVVELSVLVVANLIATVARFLALRQVFGRPR; encoded by the coding sequence ATGGCCGACACCCTGCCGGGCGAGTTGACGACTGCTCAAACCCGCTCCGCAGGCGGTGACGCTGTCCACTACGTGCTCGACATCGTCGTTCCCGTCTACAACGAGGAACACGATCTGCCGGCCTGCGTGCACCGGCTGCACGACTACCTGAGCGCACATGTGCCCTACCGGGCGCGAATTGTCATTGCGGACAACGCAAGCACCGACACCACCCTGGCGGTGGCAAACGGATTGGCCGCCGAGCTTGCCGATGTCGCCGTGCTGCACCTGGATGCCAAGGGCCGCGGTGGTGCGCTGGCGACAGCGTGGCTATCGTCGCCTGCCGATGTGGTGGCGTACATGGACGTCGACCTGTCGACGGATCTCTCGGCACTGATGCCGTTGGTGGCCCCGCTGGTCTCCGGCCACTCCGACATCGCGATCGGCTCGCGGCTGGCGGCCTCGGCTCGGGTGGTGCGCGGCACCAAACGCGAGTTCATCTCCCGCGGATACAACTTGCTGCTCCGTGGGGCATTGGGCGCCCGGTTCTCCGATGCCCAATGCGGTTTCAAGGCCATGCGCGCCGACGTCGCGCGCCAGCTGCTGCCGCTGGTGGTCGACACCGGCTGGTTCTTCGACACCGAACTGCTGGTGATCGCCGAGCGCGCCGGGCTGCGAATCCACGAGGTGCCCGTCGACTGGGTGGACGACGCGGACTCCCGGGTGGACATCGTGGGCACGGCTATCGCAGACCTTCGCGGCTGCTGGCGGGTCGGGCGTGCCCTGGCCACCGGTGCGCTGCCGTTGCGCGAACTGCAGCACGCGCTGGGCCGCGAACCTCTGGTGCCCGGGGTGCCCCGAGGCATGGTCGGCCAGCTCCTGCGGTTCGGGCTGATCGGCATCGCCAGCACCATCGCCTATGCGCTGCTGTATCTTTCGCTGCACGAAGAGCTCAAGGCCCAAGCCGCCAACCTCACGGCGCTGCTGTTGACAGCCCTGGTCAACACCGCCGCCAACCGGGCCTTCACCTTCGGTATCCGGGGCCGGGCCGGTGCCGCCCGGCACCACCTGCACGGGCTGCTGGTGTTCGGATTCGGGCTGGCGATCACCAGCGGATCGCTGTACCTGCTGCACCGCTTCGACCCGACCGTGGACAAAGTCGTCGAGCTGTCGGTGCTCGTGGTCGCCAACCTGATTGCGACCGTCGCGCGGTTCCTGGCGCTACGTCAGGTGTTCGGCCGACCCCGATGA
- a CDS encoding SDR family NAD(P)-dependent oxidoreductase: MTGASRGIGAAIARRLAAEGATVAVAARSLDEPAQGDVGGTLRQTVAQIEAAGGRAAAVHVDLTSPESRAAMHERVVAELGPVDVLVNNAATALFAPFTTISEKRLRLIMTINFFAPVDLCQRVIPAMQQRGGGAILNITSLSGDIPATPPPDPIYHLQGTAYGPSKAALNRLSEGLASEYYADSIVVNALAPLKAVLTEGVKATIAQDAVAADGVLEPVEAMAEAALALCTSHRDGLNGGVYKSLPLLEQLGRAVRTLDGTELLEV, encoded by the coding sequence GTGACCGGTGCGAGCCGGGGTATCGGGGCCGCCATCGCCAGGCGGCTCGCCGCCGAGGGCGCCACTGTCGCCGTCGCCGCCCGCAGCCTGGACGAGCCCGCGCAGGGCGATGTCGGGGGCACGCTTCGGCAGACCGTCGCCCAGATCGAGGCGGCCGGCGGCCGGGCTGCGGCCGTCCATGTGGACCTCACCTCGCCGGAGTCACGCGCCGCGATGCACGAACGCGTCGTCGCCGAACTGGGGCCGGTGGACGTGCTGGTCAACAACGCGGCCACGGCGTTGTTCGCGCCGTTCACCACTATCTCGGAGAAGCGGCTGCGGCTGATCATGACGATCAACTTCTTCGCGCCAGTCGACCTGTGCCAGCGGGTGATTCCGGCCATGCAGCAGCGCGGCGGGGGCGCCATTCTCAACATCACCTCGCTGTCGGGCGACATCCCGGCCACACCGCCGCCCGACCCCATCTACCACCTGCAGGGCACTGCGTACGGGCCGTCGAAGGCGGCACTGAACCGGCTCAGCGAGGGGCTCGCGTCGGAGTACTACGCCGACTCGATCGTGGTGAATGCGCTGGCTCCACTCAAGGCCGTGCTCACTGAAGGGGTCAAGGCGACGATCGCGCAGGACGCGGTCGCCGCCGACGGTGTGCTCGAACCCGTCGAGGCGATGGCCGAGGCTGCGCTGGCACTGTGTACGAGTCATCGCGACGGGCTCAACGGCGGTGTCTACAAGTCGCTGCCCCTGCTGGAGCAGCTCGGCCGCGCGGTCCGCACCCTCGACGGCACGGAACTGCTGGAGGTCTGA
- a CDS encoding nuclear transport factor 2 family protein, translated as MSETFTRDEIKGFWAQWLEANREAERAGDWGGMADLYLEDATYGWMFTPDEHFMAIGRDEIRKWALGTEMSGLDGWHYDYMATVMDEENAMIVGFWRQMSGVPDENGQEYEIRGIGGSWFGVARDKTDGKIRIEWQRDWFDLGSTAHTFIQVAKSGKAPKQFLDRIGIPMMDMPGRYNYADLPSTLWPPPVAAGRYITQKPLDK; from the coding sequence ATGAGCGAGACATTCACCCGCGACGAGATCAAGGGGTTCTGGGCCCAGTGGCTGGAAGCCAATCGGGAAGCCGAACGTGCCGGTGACTGGGGCGGCATGGCCGACCTCTACCTCGAAGACGCCACCTACGGCTGGATGTTCACCCCCGACGAACACTTCATGGCCATCGGCCGCGATGAGATCCGCAAGTGGGCGCTCGGGACCGAGATGTCGGGCCTCGACGGATGGCACTACGACTACATGGCGACCGTCATGGACGAGGAGAACGCCATGATCGTCGGCTTCTGGCGGCAGATGTCCGGGGTGCCCGACGAGAACGGACAGGAGTACGAGATCCGCGGGATCGGCGGCAGTTGGTTCGGTGTGGCCCGCGACAAGACCGATGGCAAGATCCGCATCGAGTGGCAGCGTGACTGGTTCGATCTCGGGTCGACCGCTCACACCTTCATCCAGGTCGCCAAGTCAGGTAAGGCGCCCAAGCAGTTCCTGGACCGCATCGGTATCCCCATGATGGACATGCCCGGCCGCTACAACTACGCGGATCTGCCGTCGACGCTGTGGCCGCCGCCAGTCGCCGCAGGTCGCTACATCACCCAGAAACCACTGGATAAGTAG
- a CDS encoding SDR family NAD(P)-dependent oxidoreductase, translating into MSDGPLAGLGVVVAGGSRGIGAAVSAKLAEYGAGVVVNGRDADAVAATVVAITEAGGRAVAHAGSAADGCVAEQLIALCENEFGAIDALVNCAGTAEPPGSSILDVTPEQFRDLIDVHLGTVFATCRAAAPKMAARGRGSIVNTSSFAFLGDYGGTGYPAGKGAVNALTMALAAELAEHGVRANVVCPGAKTRLSTGTEYEEQIATLRRRGMLDEVSAQGALDAAPPEYVAPTYAYLCSHLAAAVTGQIFIAAGGFVGRFDRPAPSLLGYRDHHDSPPWSLDEIAAMLT; encoded by the coding sequence GTGAGTGACGGGCCGCTAGCCGGCCTCGGCGTCGTCGTCGCCGGTGGGTCACGCGGGATCGGCGCCGCCGTCTCGGCCAAGCTCGCCGAGTACGGCGCCGGTGTCGTGGTCAACGGCCGCGACGCCGACGCCGTCGCCGCCACGGTGGTAGCCATCACCGAAGCCGGCGGCCGGGCCGTCGCCCATGCCGGATCGGCTGCCGACGGCTGCGTTGCAGAGCAGCTGATCGCGTTGTGCGAGAACGAGTTCGGTGCAATCGATGCTCTGGTCAACTGCGCGGGGACGGCGGAACCGCCTGGTTCGTCGATCCTCGACGTGACACCCGAGCAGTTCCGCGACCTCATCGACGTCCACCTGGGCACCGTGTTCGCCACATGCCGGGCCGCCGCCCCGAAGATGGCGGCACGTGGTCGCGGATCCATCGTCAACACCAGTTCGTTCGCTTTCCTCGGCGACTACGGCGGCACCGGCTACCCGGCGGGCAAGGGCGCGGTGAACGCGCTGACCATGGCGCTCGCCGCGGAGTTGGCCGAGCACGGGGTGCGCGCCAACGTGGTGTGCCCGGGGGCCAAGACCCGGCTGTCCACCGGAACCGAGTACGAGGAGCAGATCGCCACCCTCCGCAGACGCGGCATGCTCGACGAGGTCAGTGCACAGGGGGCGCTGGACGCCGCACCGCCGGAGTATGTGGCACCGACCTACGCCTATCTGTGCAGCCATCTGGCCGCCGCGGTGACCGGCCAGATCTTCATCGCCGCAGGCGGTTTCGTCGGCCGCTTCGACCGCCCCGCACCGAGCCTGCTGGGCTACCGCGACCATCACGACTCGCCGCCATGGTCGCTCGACGAGATCGCCGCGATGCTCACCTGA
- a CDS encoding nuclear transport factor 2 family protein codes for MPSLPREVLEDFVERWLEANRVAEEKGDWTGLADFYTADATYGWNIGPKEDVMCVGIDEIRDIALGLEMFGLDGWSYPYQKVIIDDKIGEVVGFWKQVATDADGNSSEIYGIGGSWFRLVDQDGVAKIEWQRDFFDFGHVQKLYLKLMQDGKLSKGMSERIERSLAGEKLPGYYPIGEAPVPIW; via the coding sequence ATGCCGTCGTTGCCCCGTGAGGTGCTGGAAGATTTCGTCGAGCGCTGGCTGGAGGCCAACCGGGTCGCCGAGGAGAAGGGCGACTGGACCGGGCTGGCGGACTTCTACACCGCCGACGCCACCTACGGCTGGAATATCGGCCCGAAGGAAGACGTGATGTGCGTCGGCATCGACGAGATCCGCGACATCGCACTGGGTCTGGAGATGTTCGGCCTGGACGGCTGGAGCTACCCGTACCAGAAGGTGATCATCGACGACAAGATCGGCGAGGTCGTCGGCTTCTGGAAGCAGGTCGCCACCGATGCCGACGGCAACTCCTCGGAGATCTACGGCATCGGCGGAAGCTGGTTCCGGCTCGTCGACCAGGACGGGGTTGCCAAGATCGAATGGCAGCGCGACTTCTTCGACTTCGGCCACGTGCAGAAGCTGTATTTGAAGCTGATGCAGGACGGCAAGCTGTCCAAGGGAATGTCTGAGCGAATCGAGCGCAGCCTGGCCGGCGAGAAGCTACCGGGCTACTACCCGATCGGCGAAGCTCCCGTCCCGATCTGGTAA
- a CDS encoding response regulator transcription factor gives MAAPSVPETKPEARVLVVDDETNIVELLSVSLKFQGFEVHTASNGPAALDRAREVRPDAVILDVMMPGMDGFGVLRRLRADGIDAPALFLTARDSLQDKIAGLTLGGDDYVTKPFSLEEVVARLRVILRRAGKGVEEPRNSRLVFADIELDEDTHEVWKAGEPVSLSPTEFTLLRYFVINAGTVLSKPKILDHVWRYDFGGDVNVVESYVSYLRRKIDTGDKRLLHTLRGVGYVLREPR, from the coding sequence ATGGCCGCTCCCTCAGTACCTGAAACCAAGCCCGAGGCACGAGTCCTCGTAGTCGACGACGAGACGAACATCGTCGAACTGCTCTCGGTGAGCCTGAAGTTTCAGGGCTTCGAGGTACACACCGCCTCCAACGGGCCCGCCGCCCTGGACCGCGCGCGGGAGGTCCGCCCCGACGCGGTGATCCTCGATGTGATGATGCCGGGCATGGACGGCTTCGGCGTGCTGCGGCGGCTGCGGGCCGACGGTATCGACGCACCCGCGCTGTTCCTGACCGCCCGCGACAGCCTGCAGGACAAGATCGCCGGGCTCACCCTCGGCGGCGACGACTACGTCACCAAGCCGTTCAGCCTCGAAGAGGTCGTCGCCCGGTTGCGGGTCATCCTGCGCCGGGCGGGCAAGGGCGTGGAGGAGCCACGCAACTCGCGGCTGGTGTTCGCCGACATCGAACTCGACGAAGACACCCACGAGGTGTGGAAGGCCGGCGAGCCTGTCTCGCTGTCGCCGACCGAGTTCACCCTGCTGCGCTACTTCGTCATCAACGCCGGCACCGTGCTGAGTAAGCCGAAGATCCTCGACCACGTCTGGCGCTACGACTTCGGTGGCGACGTCAACGTCGTCGAGTCCTACGTGTCGTATCTGCGCCGCAAGATCGACACCGGCGACAAGCGGCTGCTGCACACGCTTCGCGGCGTGGGATATGTGCTGCGGGAGCCGCGATAA